The following proteins come from a genomic window of Methanospirillum lacunae:
- a CDS encoding flavodoxin family protein, translated as MKIIGFIASPRKEGNTAWTVHKILEGAKEQGAKTESWCFNDLDIIPCRGCFYCKNSDRGCVINDDMQILYDAIECADALVLGSPVYMGQMSAQAKIFTDRLFAQFSPRFSPYFKEEKAGKKLILVFTQGNPDSNLFRLYFDYTKKMFELLEFDVKEVYVVAGMRNKPAHEREDLHSSMKSLGSSLALEQF; from the coding sequence ATGAAAATCATTGGATTTATTGCTAGCCCGCGAAAAGAGGGCAATACTGCCTGGACAGTGCACAAAATACTCGAAGGTGCGAAAGAACAAGGTGCCAAAACTGAATCCTGGTGTTTCAATGATCTTGACATCATTCCGTGTCGAGGTTGTTTTTATTGTAAAAATAGCGATAGGGGTTGTGTCATCAACGATGATATGCAGATACTTTATGATGCTATTGAGTGTGCCGATGCCCTTGTTCTTGGTTCACCGGTTTATATGGGACAGATGAGTGCACAAGCGAAGATATTTACCGATAGGTTGTTCGCACAATTCTCTCCACGGTTCTCCCCGTATTTCAAGGAAGAAAAAGCCGGAAAAAAACTGATACTTGTATTTACTCAAGGCAATCCTGACTCAAATCTATTCCGGTTGTATTTTGATTACACGAAAAAGATGTTTGAGCTACTGGAATTTGATGTTAAAGAGGTGTATGTCGTTGCCGGAATGCGAAACAAACCGGCACACGAAAGAGAAGATCTCCATTCTTCCATGAAGAGTCTCGGTTCATCGTTGGCTTTAGAACAATTTTAG
- a CDS encoding tetratricopeptide repeat protein, with the protein MLYICGFLAVIFSIAPLVLAEEGYTQGWLGAPDWVLDRTDTSILPDFYIPRNISGTNVEIPTVSSSIAKGNQLIASESFLDAKKQFEEAINLDSNSYDAWLGLGYALEGSKRYQSAIDAYKTASSLCGGEDSAWAAYAGLGRVSLILGQYQAAEQAFQTAIEMIDDTGYSETEDRQALENGLAEARQKLGGGYGAVFSRSTA; encoded by the coding sequence ATGCTCTATATCTGCGGTTTCCTGGCAGTGATTTTTTCAATCGCTCCCCTCGTTTTAGCTGAAGAGGGGTATACCCAGGGCTGGCTCGGTGCTCCGGACTGGGTACTTGACCGGACTGATACCAGTATTCTCCCTGATTTCTACATTCCCAGAAATATTTCAGGTACTAATGTGGAGATCCCGACTGTTTCATCATCAATAGCCAAAGGTAATCAACTTATTGCAAGTGAATCATTTCTTGATGCTAAAAAGCAGTTTGAAGAAGCAATCAATCTGGATTCAAATTCATATGATGCCTGGTTGGGTCTTGGGTATGCACTAGAAGGTTCGAAACGGTACCAATCAGCAATAGACGCGTATAAGACAGCCAGCTCTTTGTGTGGTGGTGAAGATTCAGCATGGGCAGCATATGCTGGTCTTGGCCGGGTCTCATTGATCCTTGGGCAGTATCAGGCTGCAGAACAGGCGTTTCAGACAGCAATTGAGATGATCGACGATACCGGATATTCAGAAACAGAGGATAGGCAGGCTCTCGAAAATGGACTTGCTGAAGCCAGGCAGAAACTGGGAGGAGGATATGGGGCGGTTTTCTCACGTAGTACGGCATAA